AGGAACGACCCGCGCGAGGTGTTCGCGCCCAGCGTGAGGTCGCTCACCGCCACCCGGTCCACGCGCCGCAGCGTCTCGCCCTCGGGCCGGCAGGGCTCGAGGTACTCGCTGAACGAGTGGATGACCATGGGCCGCCCGGCGCGGTCTCGCCCCAAGTACAGCATGATGTGCCCCGGGAAGTGCAGCAGCACGATGCCCGAGCGCGCGGCCTCCTCGATGACTTGCTGCTTGTCACGCGGGTTGGTCACGCCGGCGACGTCCACCGCGAACGAGCCCGCCAGCGCCTGCTGCGAGCTGTGCCGCGGCAGCGGGAGCCCGAACGTCTCGAAGATGTCCAGCAGGTAGCGCGAGCAGTCGCGCCCGCCGGCGTGGTCACCCCAGCCGTAGGGGCTGCCCAGGAGCGCGAACGCCTCTTCGAGGACCGCCCGTCGCGTGAGCGGCCGCGCGGTGCTGATGCCTGCGTCGGACAGCGTGCCACGCACCACCCCGGCCGCTGTCATGGCCAGGCTCTCGCCGGTCTCGAGGGTGGGCACGCGGGCGCTGGCCGGCAGCGTCACATCGGCGCCGCCGCTACCAGGACGCAGGGTGGCGGGGCTGCGCAGGTGCGCGAAGGGCCCGTGCACGAACACCCGCTCGTGCTCCACCGGCAGCGGCGCCGACAGACTGGCCTGCTCGTTCAGGAACCCGATGGCGTAGCGCGTGCGCGCAAGCCGCAGGCCACCGGGCCAGCTGGCCAGCACCTGCACCACCTCTTGCGGCCGAATGGTGCTGCACGCGTTGCGGTCGAAGTCGAGGGCGCGCGCCGGCGTGTAGTAGCCCGTCTCGAAGGGCGCACAGCGCAGCGGCACGGGCGCGAGGGCCACGCGCAGCTCGGGGGCCACGGGCGGCAGCTCGTCGATGCGCGCCAGCGCGCGCCGCTCGGCCGGGGTCCAGGGCGAGCCGTCTTCGTGCACGAACGCGCCGCTGCTGAAGCGCTCGCGCAGGAACGTGAAGCGCTCGTTGATGTTGCGCAGCAAGACGTCCGTGCGCAGCGGCTGCAGCAGGTCCACCTGGCCGATGGGCCCGTCATCGGTGCCGGCCGTGGACATGGCCAGCGCGTGCGCGCTCACGTCCTCGGGCGAGAGCAGCGCCGTGTCCACGTCGCCGTAGGCGGCTGCGCGCTCCACCCAGTAGGCCAGCGTCTCGTGCTCGGGCTGCACGCCCGGCAAGGGCTCTGGCGCAGGGGCTTGCGCGGGGCAAGCGGTGCTGGTCTCGCTGCCGGTCACACTCTCGGGCGCGGGCTCGGGGCTGCTATCCGCGCCTTGCCCACCGCAGCCGGACAGCCCCAACGCCAGCAGCGCGAGCGCAGCGCCCAGCGAGGGCCCCTTCGTGTGGCCCGCGGGTGGTGCAGGTGGTGAGTACGGGGACATGAGCGCTGTCACGCGGAGGCGCGGGTGTCGCCCGCGCGGCGCTGCAACCATCGCAGCGCCTGCGTGGCCACGCTTCCCGAGTCGCCATGACCGAGCTGCGTGCCGCGCGGGAAGCCCACGTGGCCTCCGCGGTCCAAGAACACCGTCCGCACGGCAGAGCATTCCTCGAGGTGCGGGCGCACGATGTGAGCGAACACCATGGGGTCCTTCGAGGTGGCCACCACCAGCGTGGGGACGGTCACCTGGTGCAGGATGGGCGCCACCGTGGTGCGCGCGTAGTAGTCGTCGGCCGACGCGAAGCCGTGGCGCGGCGCGATGATGCGCTCGTCCCACTCGCGGATGGTGTCGATGGCGTCGGCGCGCTTCACGTCGAAGGGCACTTCGCTGCGCTGCGCCACGCCGCGGTAGATGTCCTTCAGTCCGCGCAGCACCGTGCGCCGGTAGATGCGCCCCTTGGGCTTGTCGATCTCCACCACGCCGCCCGCCAGGTCGATGGGCGGACAGAAGGCCGCGACGCCCGCAACGTTCGAGCAGGCGCCCTCGGCGGCGTGCCGCAGGGACACGTGCCCGCCCAGCGAGTACCCCAGCAGGAACACGCGGCGGAACGCCAGCACCTCGGGGCTCTGCAGCACGGCCACGACATCGGCCGTCAGCCCCGCGTGGTAGTAGTCGGTCCCGTGACGGTCGGCGCCGCGCAGGTTGACGCGCAGGCAGGCGTGGCCGAGCGCGAGCGCGTCGTGCGCAATCTCCACCATGTAGTGGCTGCGGTGGCTGCCTCCGAGGCCATGGATGGCCACCACCAGGTCGGTCTCGCTCGGCAGCGTCACCTCGCTGGGCAGCGTCAGCCGGCCGGTGAGGCGCACGCGCCCGCGCACCGGGTCGTCCAAGTAGGTGCGAAAGTGGCGTGAAGGCGGCGGCGCCTTCGGCCGGAGCATGTGCGCCACATAGGGACGAAAGGTCCAGACGTGCCCGTGAAGGTCCATAGCCCCATCTTACGCTGACCACCTCGGCCGGTACAACCGACGGGGGGGCCACCTCAAGGGGTGCGCGGCACCCATGGAAAGTACGGGGGCTCGTCTTCGCAGCTGGGCACGTCGTCGCGCGCGCAAAAGATGCGCATGTGGAAGTGGCTGCGGTGGGGTGAGCCCCGTGGCTGGTCCAGAACGGCCTCGGCCCGCGCGATGATCTCCGCGCTGGCCCGCTGGTTGCGCGCGTGGCGCAGCAGCGCCTGAATCAACGGGTTGGCCACGAAGAGGTACTGCGGGTGCACCTCGGGGTGGCTCAGCAGGGCTTCCACCAGCGTCCAGTTGCGGGCCACGTCGAAGCCGTAGAGCCGCCCCCCGTGCGGGCCCACCAGCTGCGCCGTCATGTGCACGAAGCCGGGCGCCGCGGGCAGGGCGCGACCCTGGGGGTCCACCATGTAGAAGCCGATGTCCACGTCGCGGCCGCTGCGGTGCGAGCGATGCGGCCGAAGGCGACCGCCGCCCTCGCGCGAGAGATCGCCCACCACCAAGCGGCTGCCGGGGGCAGAGCGCGCCACCGCGTGCGCGCCGTACACCAGCAGCGTGACCAGCTCCGCCGTGCCGTAGTGCTCGCCGCGGGACTCCGACTTGACCAGCAGCGCCGGGTCGGTGGGGACGGGCACGCCGTTGCGCAGGAGCCCGCCGTTGGAGCGGCCGAGCGAGACGGACCGCGAGTGCCCGACGATCGCGGCCACCGTGCCGGGAGGCGGAGCCGGCGGCGCGGGCGGCGTGCTGGCGGCGCGGTCCAGTGCGGCCTCTTCTCGGGCGATCTCTTCGTCGATGACCCGTTGCTCTTCTTCGGTGGGCTCGCCGTGTCCTGCGGCGTGCGCCTCTTCCCGCGCGAGCTCCTCGTCCGTGGTGGGGGGTGGCATGTCCGCCAGGGCGCCCACGGCCAGCAGCGAGCACGCCACGAGGGCGAGCGCGAGTGAGCCATGGCGGTTCCGGGGGAGCATGACCCCCCAGCATGCAGGCTCAGGCACCCGAGGCAATGCGCGATGTGGCTAGTGGCGACCGGCGGACCCGCGCGAGCACCGGCCCAGCGGCCGAATTCCCGTGAATTCTGGCCACTTGGCCGATGCCACGGGCTTGCCAAGACGAGGCTCGCGTGCTTTATGGGCAGCGGCTCGGACCCACACGGTCCCACCCCAACGTTACCGTCGTTCCCACGAGGATGCGCATCATGGATCGCCCAAGTCTGCTCGCGTTGTTTCAGAAGATGGCTGGCGAGGTCGCCGAGAAGGACCTCACTGGCCTTGAAGAGTCGAGCGTCATCGCCGACATTGGAGTCGACTCGCTGGCCATGCTGGAGATCGTCGGCGAGATGGAGCGCGAGCTCGGCGTGCAGATCCCGGATGACGAGCTCGTGGGCATCGAGACCGTTCAGCAGCTCCTGAACCTCGTCGAGAAGCGCGTCGCCACGGCCTAGCGCCGAGCAGAGAGGAACCCCATGGCCTCCGACCAGTACCACGAGAAGCTCTATCAACGGTTCCGCACCTTCTTCGACGAAGCGGAAGAGAACCGTCGCTGGAATCCGTACCGGGACGTGCCCTGGGACAAGATCAACCCCGACCTGCCGGAGAACGTGGCGCTGTGCGCCGAGACGTTCCTCGGGGTGGAGTCGTTCCTCCCGGACTACATCCGCTTCGGCATGGACGCCGTGCGCGTCAGCTCGCTGGCGCAGCGCTGGTTCGCAGCCAACTGGGGCTACGAAGAGCTGAAGCACAGCATGGTGCTCACCGAGTACCTCATCCGCTCCGGCAAGCGCACCGAGTCGCAGATGTTCGACTTCCAGGCCGCGCTCATGAAGCAGGTCTGGGAGCGCCCCTTCGAGACCGCTCGGCAGATGACCATCTACGGGGTGTTCCAGGAGATGGCCACGTTCGTGATCTACCTGCGGCACGAGAAGGTGGCCCAGCGCTACAACGACGAGGCGCTGGCCACGGCCTACCGCTTCGCAGCGCGCGATGAAGTGGCGCACGCGCGCTTCTACGAGGACGTCACCAAGGTGTGCCTCGAGGAGGACCGCGAGGGCACGCTGCGGGACATCAACCTGGTGGTGAAGCACTTCGAGATGCCCGGCGTGGGCATCGTGCCGGACTACGACGCCCGCATCGAGGTCATGCGCGAAGAGGGCGCCGTGGACCGCGACCTGTTCTACAAGAAGGTGTTCTTCCCCACGCTGCGGCGCCTCGGGGTGGAGCGCGCCGAGCTGGGCGCGGCAGCCCGACGTGAGCGCGAAGAGCGCCGCGGCAGCGAAGCGGCGCAGTAGAAATCCGGTCCCAGAACGCATAGGCTCGCGCCTGCCGGGGGTGGCCCGGCGTGGAGACGCCTATGCGACGCTGTACGTGGGTTGGGATGCTCTTGGTGGTGCTCGGCTGTTCGGGCGCGCCCGATGGTGAGGAGGCCGAGCCGGCCGCGGCCGCGCCAGCGGCTGCACCTGCTGCGCCCGTCGAGCCGCCCGAGCCCGTGGAGCCACCGCCCGAGGTGCCCGAGGGCGTGGATGAAGCCGCGCTTCCGGCGGCCGCGGCTCCGCCCGCAGGTCTCGACCCGGCGTTCGATGCAGCCCAGCCCACCCGCGGCGGGCTGTTCGCGCCGTTCGAGGCGGTGCCGCAGGACGCCTTCGCGGAGGTCATCGAGGACGCCACCGTGGTCAGCCCGGACGGGCGCCTGGCGGCTATCGCGAGCTCCAACGGGACGATCGCGGTGTACGACACCCGGCTGGGCGTGGTGCGGGCTGCGCGGCGCTTCTTCCGAAGCGCCTATGAGAGCGTGACGTTCGCGTGGGACTCGAGCTCCAACCACCTGGCCGTGCATGACCGCAATGAGCTCTGTTTGTGGCGTCTGCCCCGCGACGAGTACGTCTGCACGGTCGCGGACGCCTTCCGCGGCCTGTCCGTGGCTCGCAACGGCAACCGCATCGTGTTCCAGAACCATCCCGAGCAGGAGAACCGTCAGTTCCAGTCTTGGACGGTGGAGCGCCGGCCAACGCGCATCGCGGAGCTTCCTCCCGAGATGGAGGTGCGCCAGTCCGCCGCGTTCTCGCACCA
This region of Sandaracinaceae bacterium genomic DNA includes:
- a CDS encoding acyl carrier protein, translated to MDRPSLLALFQKMAGEVAEKDLTGLEESSVIADIGVDSLAMLEIVGEMERELGVQIPDDELVGIETVQQLLNLVEKRVATA
- a CDS encoding alpha/beta fold hydrolase; amino-acid sequence: MDLHGHVWTFRPYVAHMLRPKAPPPSRHFRTYLDDPVRGRVRLTGRLTLPSEVTLPSETDLVVAIHGLGGSHRSHYMVEIAHDALALGHACLRVNLRGADRHGTDYYHAGLTADVVAVLQSPEVLAFRRVFLLGYSLGGHVSLRHAAEGACSNVAGVAAFCPPIDLAGGVVEIDKPKGRIYRRTVLRGLKDIYRGVAQRSEVPFDVKRADAIDTIREWDERIIAPRHGFASADDYYARTTVAPILHQVTVPTLVVATSKDPMVFAHIVRPHLEECSAVRTVFLDRGGHVGFPRGTQLGHGDSGSVATQALRWLQRRAGDTRASA
- a CDS encoding penicillin-insensitive murein endopeptidase, yielding MLPRNRHGSLALALVACSLLAVGALADMPPPTTDEELAREEAHAAGHGEPTEEEQRVIDEEIAREEAALDRAASTPPAPPAPPPGTVAAIVGHSRSVSLGRSNGGLLRNGVPVPTDPALLVKSESRGEHYGTAELVTLLVYGAHAVARSAPGSRLVVGDLSREGGGRLRPHRSHRSGRDVDIGFYMVDPQGRALPAAPGFVHMTAQLVGPHGGRLYGFDVARNWTLVEALLSHPEVHPQYLFVANPLIQALLRHARNQRASAEIIARAEAVLDQPRGSPHRSHFHMRIFCARDDVPSCEDEPPYFPWVPRTP
- a CDS encoding acyl-ACP desaturase codes for the protein MASDQYHEKLYQRFRTFFDEAEENRRWNPYRDVPWDKINPDLPENVALCAETFLGVESFLPDYIRFGMDAVRVSSLAQRWFAANWGYEELKHSMVLTEYLIRSGKRTESQMFDFQAALMKQVWERPFETARQMTIYGVFQEMATFVIYLRHEKVAQRYNDEALATAYRFAARDEVAHARFYEDVTKVCLEEDREGTLRDINLVVKHFEMPGVGIVPDYDARIEVMREEGAVDRDLFYKKVFFPTLRRLGVERAELGAAARREREERRGSEAAQ